One Paenibacillus sp. FSL H7-0737 DNA segment encodes these proteins:
- a CDS encoding rhamnulokinase → MGDTIKLLAIDLGASSGRVMLGIYDGDKLQMEEIHRFENTPVQVNGHLYWDTLRLFHEMKQGVQKAFRQHGELTSLSVDTWGVDYGFIDKKGMMLYSPHHYRDRRMEAHRLKLEALLSPAEQFRMTGLQPSVINTLYQLFSDFQDNDSLMKTADTILMMPDLFHYLFSGIKAAESTIWSTSGLVDAVTGELSSELFNRLGIPSSLVPQQVHAGTVIGSILPTIQEELNIGPMKVIAGASHDTASAVASIPYTRKDEAAFLSCGTWSLVGMETPEPVISEKSYEYGFTNERCYGNSNRLLKNTTGLWILQELQRNWAKAGENFSQSEMVELAQTINGAPAIIDPNDQLFSTPGVMMQRIQEYCERTGQQSPNTKAEFIRVILESLAQSYCRTIEEMEEITGKTITIIHMVGGGIQNELLCQLTADATGREVVAGPVEASGIGNIIVQLAALGKLDVSEGKEFVAQSFTFKTYQPSVGKNSKK, encoded by the coding sequence ATGGGTGATACGATTAAGCTTCTAGCCATAGATCTCGGCGCCAGTTCCGGAAGAGTTATGCTGGGGATATATGATGGCGATAAGCTGCAAATGGAAGAAATTCATCGGTTTGAGAATACGCCGGTACAGGTCAACGGGCATTTATATTGGGATACTCTAAGGCTCTTCCATGAAATGAAGCAAGGGGTTCAAAAAGCCTTTAGGCAACATGGAGAACTGACGTCCTTAAGTGTGGATACATGGGGAGTCGACTACGGGTTTATTGATAAAAAAGGAATGATGCTCTATTCCCCCCATCATTACAGGGATCGGAGGATGGAGGCTCACCGTCTCAAATTGGAAGCGCTACTGTCACCGGCGGAGCAATTCCGTATGACCGGTCTTCAGCCAAGTGTCATTAATACGCTTTATCAGCTGTTCTCTGATTTTCAGGATAATGATTCTCTTATGAAGACCGCGGATACGATTTTAATGATGCCAGATCTATTTCATTACCTGTTTTCAGGTATAAAAGCAGCAGAAAGCACGATCTGGAGTACAAGCGGCTTAGTGGATGCTGTAACGGGAGAGCTCTCCTCTGAATTATTTAACAGGCTTGGGATTCCGAGTAGTCTAGTTCCACAACAGGTTCATGCGGGAACAGTTATTGGATCTATCCTGCCGACTATTCAAGAGGAGCTTAATATAGGCCCGATGAAAGTGATAGCCGGCGCTTCACATGACACGGCTTCAGCAGTAGCTTCGATCCCTTATACTCGTAAGGATGAAGCAGCATTTTTAAGCTGTGGTACGTGGTCGTTGGTTGGTATGGAGACGCCTGAGCCGGTCATTTCAGAGAAAAGCTATGAATATGGTTTCACAAATGAACGTTGCTACGGTAATTCTAATCGTTTGCTAAAAAACACAACGGGACTATGGATTCTACAGGAGCTCCAGAGGAATTGGGCGAAAGCAGGAGAGAATTTTAGTCAAAGTGAAATGGTTGAATTAGCCCAAACGATTAATGGGGCGCCAGCGATCATTGACCCGAATGACCAGCTTTTCAGCACACCTGGTGTGATGATGCAGCGGATTCAGGAATATTGTGAGCGAACGGGGCAACAGTCGCCTAATACGAAAGCTGAGTTTATACGCGTTATCCTTGAGAGCCTTGCGCAATCATACTGTAGAACGATTGAAGAAATGGAAGAGATCACCGGCAAGACAATCACTATCATTCATATGGTTGGCGGTGGGATTCAAAATGAGCTATTATGCCAGCTCACCGCTGATGCTACGGGTAGAGAAGTCGTTGCGGGGCCTGTGGAGGCCAGTGGAATTGGCAATATCATTGTCCAACTGGCTGCGCTGGGGAAATTGGATGTTTCCGAGGGGAAAGAGTTCGTGGCACAATCCTTTACCTTTAAGACATACCAGCCTTCTGTGGGAAAGAACTCTAAAAAATAG
- a CDS encoding class II aldolase/adducin family protein — protein MDNLEQKLRSQICDIGRNLFNKDFIAANDGNISARLSENEILTTPRAVSKGYLEPHMIVKVNLQGEVLEAAEGYRPSTETKMHLRIYNELPEMNGVVHAHPPYATAFAIKGEALDKMMMPESVIMIGDIPLAEYGTPSTEEIPDSLMPYLGKKTAVLLENHGALTWGTDVMEAYLNMERLEYTAKITFITRMIDGERELPQHRIDELVALRSFYGK, from the coding sequence ATGGATAACTTGGAACAAAAACTACGTTCGCAGATTTGTGATATCGGCAGAAATTTGTTTAATAAAGATTTCATCGCCGCCAATGATGGGAATATTTCAGCACGGTTATCAGAGAATGAAATTCTTACTACTCCCAGAGCGGTGAGCAAAGGATATTTAGAGCCTCATATGATTGTAAAAGTAAATCTGCAAGGTGAAGTGCTTGAAGCGGCAGAAGGGTACAGACCTTCAACAGAAACCAAAATGCATTTGAGAATTTATAATGAGCTACCTGAGATGAATGGTGTGGTTCATGCACATCCCCCGTATGCCACTGCTTTTGCCATTAAAGGTGAGGCACTCGATAAAATGATGATGCCGGAATCGGTTATCATGATCGGGGATATCCCATTAGCGGAATATGGTACCCCTTCGACAGAAGAAATTCCAGACTCACTGATGCCTTACCTTGGCAAAAAAACAGCAGTCCTGCTCGAAAATCACGGCGCACTTACTTGGGGAACGGATGTTATGGAGGCTTATCTGAATATGGAGAGACTCGAATATACAGCCAAGATTACCTTTATTACACGTATGATTGACGGGGAGAGAGAGCTGCCACAGCATCGGATTGATGAGCTGGTTGCTTTGAGATCTTTTTATGGGAAGTAA
- a CDS encoding RbsD/FucU family protein, which yields MLKKIPKLLSPELVRVMMEMGHGDELVLADANYPGHSLNSKVLRYDGIGIPELLDAILELLPLDHYVEHQVAFMAVVEGDPTVPVIWSTYESIIAKHDAEATIKYEERFDFYNRSKQSYAVVVTGEEALYGNIIIKKGVIKA from the coding sequence ATGTTGAAAAAAATTCCTAAGCTACTATCTCCGGAACTGGTACGTGTGATGATGGAAATGGGTCATGGCGATGAGCTTGTACTGGCAGATGCTAATTATCCCGGACACTCCTTAAACTCAAAAGTACTAAGATATGATGGTATTGGGATACCTGAGCTTTTGGATGCAATATTGGAATTGCTGCCCCTTGATCATTATGTGGAACATCAGGTGGCATTTATGGCTGTGGTTGAGGGAGATCCTACGGTGCCGGTGATCTGGTCCACGTACGAGTCGATAATCGCCAAACATGACGCTGAAGCGACGATTAAATATGAGGAGCGGTTTGATTTCTACAATCGTTCTAAGCAAAGTTATGCTGTTGTAGTCACAGGTGAAGAAGCACTTTATGGAAATATTATTATCAAAAAAGGTGTAATCAAGGCCTGA
- a CDS encoding helix-turn-helix transcriptional regulator — protein sequence MEQELEPPFIIEQIKRAGPFSMDSDHYHDTYEIYYLLAGERSYYINNLIYTLRKGDLIFINKNELHRTTSKGSVRHERILINFEEDFLQKTLANYDLSIPFLTTQSLLLRPGVHEQGAIESILFSMLKEQEEHRSQQIPYLQTLLIQLFIEMNRVQEISREPIAPESSEKQLKVYEMIDYLQAHYVEKLTLEQLSETFFISSTYLCRLFKQTTGFTIVEYLNYIRIKEAQRLLQSTNTKVTAIAENTGFDSIAHFGRVFKQIAKCSPLQYRKQNR from the coding sequence ATGGAACAGGAGCTAGAACCTCCATTTATCATTGAACAAATCAAAAGAGCCGGCCCATTCAGCATGGATTCCGACCATTATCACGATACATATGAAATTTATTATTTACTCGCAGGTGAGCGCAGCTATTATATCAACAATCTGATTTATACCTTACGCAAAGGTGATCTGATATTTATTAACAAAAATGAACTCCATCGCACCACTTCTAAGGGCTCAGTACGCCATGAGCGAATATTGATTAACTTTGAGGAGGACTTTCTGCAAAAAACGTTGGCGAACTACGACCTAAGTATTCCTTTTTTAACTACACAAAGCTTACTTCTGCGTCCCGGAGTACATGAACAAGGAGCCATCGAATCTATCCTCTTCTCCATGCTAAAAGAACAAGAAGAACATCGATCACAGCAAATCCCCTATCTTCAGACACTGCTCATCCAGTTATTTATTGAAATGAACAGAGTACAAGAAATAAGCCGCGAGCCCATCGCTCCTGAGAGCAGTGAGAAGCAGCTTAAAGTCTACGAAATGATCGATTATTTACAGGCACATTATGTTGAAAAGCTTACATTAGAGCAGCTATCCGAAACTTTTTTCATCAGCAGTACCTATCTTTGCCGTTTATTCAAACAGACCACTGGCTTCACCATTGTTGAATATCTAAACTACATTCGGATCAAGGAAGCCCAACGACTCTTGCAGAGCACTAACACTAAAGTCACTGCCATTGCAGAGAATACAGGCTTTGACAGCATCGCCCACTTTGGGCGGGTGTTTAAGCAAATCGCCAAATGCTCACCTCTGCAATACCGCAAGCAGAATCGCTGA
- a CDS encoding Gfo/Idh/MocA family protein: MSKKKYVFVGTGGRAEFFYGEITTNYRETSEIVGFCDVNGARMDYANRLLKGKYQYHAVPTYKAHEFDRMIEETKPDVVIVTSIDRTHHHYIIRAMELGCDVISEKPMTVDEEKCQEILEAIEQTGKKLRVTFNYRYAPHNTKIRELIMDGAIGEVLSVNFEWLLNTQHGADYFRRWHRDKRNSGGLLVHKSTHHFDLMNFWLGSRPDTVYAMGDLRFYGRENAEKRGVTEFYQRAHGSSAAENDPFALHLKDNEQLKQMYLDAEHEDGYLRDQSVFGDNISIEDTMAVMVKYKNKTIMNYSLNAYLPWEGFIVVFNGTKGRMEVKVVEQSYVNAGGKKEDEGALKDKQITVFPHFAPPYEVEIEEGVGGHGGGDPVMLRDIFERPVEDRFNRAASHVDGALSIMTGIAANRSIATGLPVKVDQLIKW, encoded by the coding sequence GTGTCGAAGAAGAAATATGTATTCGTAGGTACCGGTGGCCGAGCGGAGTTCTTCTATGGTGAGATAACTACGAATTATCGTGAAACTTCAGAAATTGTAGGCTTTTGCGATGTGAATGGGGCAAGAATGGATTATGCGAATCGATTACTGAAAGGGAAATATCAGTATCATGCGGTTCCTACTTATAAAGCTCATGAGTTTGATCGTATGATTGAAGAGACTAAGCCGGATGTAGTTATCGTTACGAGTATTGACCGCACACATCACCATTATATTATCCGGGCGATGGAGCTTGGCTGTGATGTGATTTCGGAGAAACCAATGACGGTAGATGAAGAGAAATGTCAGGAAATTCTTGAAGCGATTGAGCAGACGGGGAAAAAACTGCGTGTTACGTTCAATTACCGCTATGCCCCGCACAATACCAAAATCCGTGAATTGATCATGGATGGGGCGATTGGAGAAGTGTTATCCGTTAATTTTGAGTGGCTGCTAAATACACAGCATGGGGCGGATTACTTCCGCAGATGGCATCGGGATAAACGGAACAGCGGAGGGCTGTTGGTTCATAAATCAACACATCATTTCGATTTGATGAATTTCTGGTTGGGCTCTCGTCCGGATACGGTCTATGCCATGGGAGATTTAAGGTTCTATGGCAGAGAGAATGCGGAGAAGCGCGGGGTGACAGAGTTTTATCAGCGTGCCCATGGTAGTAGTGCAGCGGAAAATGATCCCTTTGCGCTTCATCTAAAAGACAACGAGCAGCTTAAGCAAATGTATCTGGATGCCGAGCATGAAGATGGGTACCTGCGAGATCAAAGTGTATTCGGTGATAATATCAGCATTGAGGATACGATGGCAGTCATGGTCAAATACAAAAACAAGACGATTATGAACTATTCACTTAATGCTTATTTGCCTTGGGAAGGCTTCATTGTAGTATTTAATGGGACGAAGGGGCGGATGGAAGTTAAGGTTGTTGAACAGTCCTATGTAAACGCCGGGGGGAAGAAAGAAGATGAAGGGGCACTAAAGGACAAGCAAATCACTGTATTCCCTCATTTTGCGCCGCCTTATGAAGTTGAAATTGAAGAAGGCGTTGGGGGACATGGGGGCGGAGATCCGGTCATGCTTCGTGATATTTTTGAACGACCTGTGGAGGATCGGTTTAATCGTGCAGCTTCCCATGTGGATGGGGCGTTGTCCATTATGACCGGGATTGCGGCTAATCGTTCGATCGCTACTGGACTTCCGGTGAAGGTGGATCAGTTAATCAAATGGTAG